One genomic region from Cryptococcus deuterogattii R265 chromosome 7, complete sequence encodes:
- a CDS encoding exportin-1 → MEAILDFSNDLDVGLVDQVVQAFYTGSGETQQTAQRVLTQFQEHPDSWQRVPAILETSQNLNTKYIALQVLEKLVQVRWKALPADQQTGIRNFIVQATVEISSDEARMRREKGYLNKLNLVLVQILKQAWPKDWPQFIPEICESSRTNLSLCENNMIILRLLSEEVFDFSAEQMTQAKTKALKQTMCAEFGEIFNLCNEVLEKANKPSLIRATLETLLRFLNWIPLGYIFETQIIDILVSRFLEVPDFRNVTLKCLSEIGALNVGPEYNSKFVTLFQVVMTSINRMVPPHTDMAGAYASSDDEDQQLIKNLALFLTNFLHPHLRLIETPENTELLINAHLYLVKISTVDDREVFKICLEYWLKLVTELYEEIQSLPLNDINPLMNLNLGGIGGGLNGAQGMGLNGMPLRKNVYSDILSNLRLVMIEKMVKPEEVLIVENEEGEIVREFMKESDTIVLYKSMREVLVYLTHLDVVDTETIMTDKLAKQIDGSEWSWNNLNTLCWAIGSISGAMNEETEKRFLVTVIKDLLGLTEMKRGKDNKAVCASDIMYIVGQYPRFLKAHWKFLKTVVNKLFEFMHETHEGVQDMACDTFIKIAQKCRRHFVMQQAGEQEPFIDEILRTLHRITVDLSPQQVHTFYEAVGYMIASQPNKPTQERLIEKLMELPNNAWDNLMQQAASSVDVLGNPENVKILANILKTNVSACSSIGPFFLPQLGRIWLDMLGLYRTVSGIISDDVAAMGEVATKTPKVRALRTIKKEILKLVETYVKKAEDIEGVYTNLIPGLFDAILGDYNRNVPAARDAEVLNVTATIVSKLGPILTPQIAPILDAVFEPTLGMINQDFAEYPEHRVGFFKLLRAINLTCFQALLEIPPQQFKLIVDSIVWAFKHTMRDIADTGLNIAYEIVNNFAASTSEIANQFYQQYLLSLLGDVFFVLTDADHKSGLKMQGMLLAQLIALVESGAVQAPLFDPAQVTDPGINNVIFLKGYISDLLSNAFGHVQPAQIASFVNLMFETAADHNKFKLTIRDFLISLKEFSGDNAELYIDEREAEAERREREQREAASRVPGMLKPAQIEDDTEL, encoded by the exons ATGGAG GCAATCCTCGACTTCTCAAACGACCTCGACGTAGG ACTCGTTGATCAGGTAGTACAGGCATTCTACACCGGTTCAGGTGAAACA CAACAAACAGCACAACGGGTTCTCACTCAGTTCCAAGAACACCCAGACTCATGGCAGCGTGTCCCAGCCATCTTGGAAACTTCCCAAAATCTTAACACAAAG TATATTGCTCTTCAGGTCTTGGAGAAGCTTGTCCAGGTACGATGGAAAGCCTTGCCCGCTGACCAACAGACTG GTATCCGAAACTTCATCGTCCAAGCAACGGTCGAGATATCATCAGATGAAGCTAGGATGAGGCGAGAAAAGGGGTATTTGAACAAGTTGAATCTTGTGCTTGTCCAG ATTCTCAAACAAGCATGGCCCAAGGACTGGCCTCAGTTCATCCCTGAAATCTGCGAATCATCCCGCACTAACCTCTCTCTTTGCGAAAACAACATGATCATTCTTCGTCTCTTGTCTGAAGAAGTGTTCGACTTTTCTGCCGAGCAAATGACGCAAGCAAAGACAAAGGCCTTGAAACAGACTATGTGCGCGGAATTCGGAGAGATTTTCAACTTGTGTAATGAGGTTTTGGAGAAGGCCAACAAGCCGAGCTTGATCAGGGCGACTCTGGAAACACTGTTGAGATTCTTGAACTGGATTCCTCTCGGTTATATCTTTGAGACCCAAATTATTGATATTCTCGTCTCTAGA TTCCTCGAGGTTCCCGATTTCAGAAACGTCACCCTCAAATGTCTTTCCGAGATTGGTGCGCTCAACGTTGGTCCTGAATACAACAGCAAATTTGTCACTCTTTTCCAGGTCGTTATGACCAGCATCAACCGAATGGTTCCTCCTCACACTG ACATGGCCGGTGCCTATGCCTCATCCGATGACGAGGACCAGCAACTCATCAAGAACCTCGCTCTTTTCCTCACCAACTTCCTTCACCCCCATCTTCGTCTCATTGAAACACCTGAAAACACCGAACTCCTTATCAACGCTCACCTCTACCTCGTTAAAATCTCAACCGTTGACGATCGTGAAGTCTTCAAGATCTGCTTGGAATACTGGCTCAAGCTCGTCACCGAACTTTACGAGGAAATTCAGTCATTACCGCTCAACGACATCAACCCTCTCATGAACCTTAACCTCGGCGGTATTGGTGGTGGATTGAATGGTGCTCAGGGGATGGGTCTTAATGGCATGCCTCTCCGAAAGAATGTGTACAGCGACATCCTTTCTAATTTGCGTCTTGTCATGATCGAGAAGATGGTCAAGCCTGAGGAAGTGCTGATCGtcgagaatgaagaaggagaaatTGTGCGAGAGTTTATGAAGGAGAGCGACACAATTGTATTGTATAAGAGCATGAGGGAAGTGTTGGTTTACTTGACACATTTGGATGTGGTGGATACCGAGACTATCATGACGGACAAGTTGGCGAAGCAG ATTGACGGTTCCGAATGGTCATGGAACAACCTTAATACTCTCTGTTGGGCTATAGGTTCCATCTCTGGTGCTATGA ACGAGGAGACTGAAAAGCGCTTCCTTGTGACTGTAATCAAGGATCTCCTTGGTCTTACTGAAATGAAGCGAGGCAAGGACAACAAGGCTGTCTGTGCTTCCGACATTATGTACATTGTCGGTCAGTATCCCCGATTCCTCAAAGCCCACTGGAAGTTCTTGAAGACTGTTGTCAACAAGTTGTTCGAATTCATGCATGAGACTCATGAAG GTGTACAAGACATGGCTTGTGATACCTTCATCAAGATTGCGCAAAAATGTCGACGTCACTTTGTGATGCAACAAGCTGGCGAGCAAGAACCCTTCATTGACGAAATCCTCCGTACCCTCCACCGAATCACTGTAGACCTTTCACCTCAGCAGGTTCACACCTTTTACGAAGCTGTTGGTTACATGATTGCTTCTCAACCAAACAAGCCTACCCAGGAGAGGTTGATCGAGAAGCTCATGGAGTTGCCCAACAATGCT TGGGACAACCTTATGCAACAGGCCGCCTCTAGTGTCGACGTACTGGGTAACCCCGAAAATGTTAAAATCCTTGCGAACATTCTCAAGACCAATGTTTCAGCTTGTTCCTCTATCggccccttcttccttcctcagctTGGCAGGATTTGGCTTGACATGCTCGGGTTGTACAGAACTGTCAGCGGGATCATCAGCGACGACGTTGCAGCGATGGGCGAGGTTGCCACCAAGACTCCCAAGGTCCGTGCCCTTCGAAcgatcaagaaggagattctCAAGCTTGTCGAAACCTACGTCAAGAAAGCTGAGGATATTGAGGGTGTTTACACCAACCTCATCCCCGGATTGTTCGATGCTATTTTGGGCGACTACAACAGGAACGTGCCTGCGGCAAGGGACGCTGAGGTTTTGAACGTCACTGCTACCATTGTCTCCAAACTTGGC CCTATCCTCACTCCTCAGATCGCTCCTATCCTTGACGCCGTGTTCGAGCCTACTCTCGGCATGATCAACCAAGACTTTGCCGAATATCCTGAGCATCGAGttggcttcttcaagcttttgaGGGCGATCAACTTGACTTGTTTCCAAG CTCTTTTGGAGattcctcctcaacaatTCAAGTTGATCGTCGACTCTATTGTCTGGGCTTTCAAGCACACCATGAGGGATATTGCCGACACCGGTTTGAACA TTGCTTATGAGATTGTTAACAACTTTGCCGCTTCAACTTCCGAGATCGCCAACCAGTTCTACCAGCAataccttctttcccttctcgGCGACGTCTTCTTTGTCCTCACTGATGCCGACCACAAGTCAGGTCTCAAGATGCAAGGAATGCTTCTTGCCCAGCTCATCGCCCTCGTCGAGAGCGGAGCCGTCCAGGCTCCCCTATTTGATCCCGCTCAGGTTACCGATCCTGGCATTAACAATGTCATTTTCTTGAAGGGATACATCTCCGACTTGTTGTCCAACGCCTTTGGCCACGTCCAACCCGCTCAGATTGCCTCTTTCGTCAACCTCATGTTTGAGACTGCGGCCGATCACAACAAATTCAAGCTCACCATCCGAGACTTCCTCATTTCTCTCAAGGAATTCTCTGGCGACAACGCCGAGCTATACATTGATGAACGTGAGGCCGAGGctgagaggagagagagggagcaGAGGGAAGCAGCGAGCCGAGTGCCGGGTATGTTGAAGCCTGCACAGATTGAAGACGATACCGAGTTAtag
- a CDS encoding ATP-dependent RNA helicase DDX41, with the protein MVAARKRSPTPEAQDAFELPEDYKPYVPVAKRRAQMLSQLGAKHTAKKVKTQEELEREMEEELKEQEEDEERAREKARRERTLLQAAQEVKEQRALEDAKKSAAEREAEKEAALLAEMERAQKKLAGAQELAQGVTWTESLKTSWRAPHYIRNKTEDEQQAVRDKYHIIAEGDDIPPPIPHFADMKIPKPILSYLQAKGIKRPTPIQMQGLPTAFSGRDMIGIAFTGSGKTLAFVLPAIMAALEMEAKVPFVRGEGPVGLIICPSRELARQTYEQCVAMCAVLKESGNYPELRSLLCIGGISMADQADVLNKGVHVVVATPGRLIDMLDKRKLNADNCKYLCMDEADRMIDMGFEEDVRSIMSHFKYQRQTLLFSATMPRKIQDFAQQSLINPILVNVGRAGAANMDVIQEVEYVKQEAKMVYLLECLQKTPPPVIIFSDNKNEVDDIQEYLLLKGVEAVAIHGSKTQEEREYAIRSFKTGAKDVMVASGVASKGLDFNEIQHVIVYSMPKEIEDYVHEIGRTGRSGKTGLATTFVNMNTSEQTLLDLKYLLMEAKQKIPDFLLSIDDPRAAHGGALKGCPICGGLGHGLSDCPKLEEETRRKQAAQTRYHGGGY; encoded by the exons ATGGTTGCAGCACGCAAGCGCTCACCCACTCCCGAGGCACAGGACGCCTTTGAGCTTCCCGAAGACTACAAGCCATATGTCCCGGTCGCAAAACGAAGAGCACAAATGCTCTCGCAGCTCGGAGCAAAACACACGGCCAAAAAGGTCAAGACGCAAGAGGAACtggaaagggagatggaggaggaattgaaggagcaggaggaggatgaagagcgtGCACgagaaaaggcaagaagagagaggacACTGTTGCAAGCGGCCCAAGAGGTCAAGGAGCAAAGGGCTTTAGAAG ACGCAAAGAAAAGTGCGGCtgaaagagaagctgaaaaggaagcaGCTTTGCTTGCTGAAATGGAGAGAGCACAGAAGAAACTTGCAGGTGCGCAAGAATTGGCGCAAGGCGTGACATGGACAGAAAGCTTGAAGACATC CTGGAGAGCCCCTCACTATATTCGTAATAAgacggaagatgagcagCAGGCCGTCCGAGACAAGTATCACATCATCGCAGAAGGAGACGATATCCCACCGCCCATTCCTCATTTTGCT GATATGAAAATTCCCAAACCGATATTGAGTTACCTCCAGGCCAAAGGTATCAAGCGTCCGACTCCCATCCAAATGCAAGGTCTTCCTACAGC ATTTTCTGGTCGTGATATGATTGGTATTGCCTTCACCGGTTCTGGTAAAACCCTCGCTTTCGTCCTTCCCGCTATTATGGCCGCtcttgagatggaagccAAAGTCCCATTCGTTCGAGGCGAAGGACCTGTCGGGCTCATTATCTGTCCTTCGCGAGAACTTGCCAGGCAAACCTACGAGCAGTGTGTGGCCATGTGTGCAGTATTGAAAGAGAGTGGAAACTACCCCGAATTGAGAAGTTTACTGTGTATCGGAGGAATCAGTATGGCCGATCAGGCGGATGTTTTGAATAAAGGTGTGCACGTGGTGGTGGCAACACCCGGACGGTTGATTGACATGCTGGACAAGAGAAAGTTGAATGCGGATAACTGCAA GTATCTGTGTATGGACGAAGCGGACCGAATGATTGACATGggctttgaagaggatgtcCGTAGTATCATGTCTCATTTCAAG TACCAACGCcaaacccttcttttctccgcTACCATGCCTCGTAAAATCCAAGACTTTGCTCAACAATCCCTGATCAACCCCATTCTTGTCAACGTCGGTCGCGCTGGTGCAGCGAACATGGACGTCATCCAAGAAGTCGAATATGTCAAGCAAGAAGCCAAGATGGTATACTTGCTTGAGTGTTTGCAAAAGactcctcctcctgttATCATTTTCAGTGATAACAAGAATGAAGTCGATGATATTCAAGAGTACTTGCTGCTGAAGGGCGTAGAGGCTGTAGCAATTCATGGTAGTAAAA cccaagaagaacgagaaTACGCAATCCGATCATTTAAAACAGGCGCCAAGGACGTCATGGTCGCCTCTGGTGTCGCTTCAAAAGGTCTTGATTTTAACGAAATCCAACATGTCATCGTCTACTCTATGCCCAAGGAAATTGAAGACTACGTTCACGAAATTGGTCGTACAGGTCGTTCGGGAAAGACCGGCTTGGCGACAACTTTTGTCAATATGAATACATCCGAGCAGACATTACTGGATCTAAAGTACCTTTTGATGGAAGCAAAGCAAAAGATTCCcgatttccttctttccatcgaTGACCCACGTGCTGCTCACGGAGGTGCTCTCAAGGGATGTCCCATCTGTGGCGGTCTCGGTCACGGTTTGTCAGATTGTCCAAAactcgaagaagagaccaGGAGGAAGCAGGCGGCGCAGACCAGGTACcatggtggaggatattAG
- a CDS encoding Gly-Xaa carboxypeptidase: MGSQNEKEVLPSIIPPKEAEQPRKKVQWGVYQFLIIGFASYLFTQFLLYISPFPSRSVFNDLVEGSSSSANGTCKQADPIYPKSFNPSELVKGEKDQIIEWLSGAVKVPTEVFDVMGDIGEDERWDVFYKFADYLEESFPLVHKHLKRNRVVTHALVFEWEGSDPSLKPLLLTGHQDVVPVLPATRDQWSHDPFGGEYDGKYIWGRGSTDDKSGTIGALAAVELLLKSGKFSPRRTVILAFGIDEETGGKVGALNINQWLEEKYGKDSMALLIDEGGGIESAWGQLFAAPSVGEKGYMDLELKVETLGGHSSVPPTHTGIGYISLLIAALERHPHEPYLNPSSPLVTFISCAANSPAHIPSHLAKAIHKVEKSLKHGDGKKVNKKALKQVEDWWVTGSYEDGTLGKGMGKAMVSTTQAVDIINGGLKVNALPESVVAIVNHRINLASSVAELQQQITDVITPVASKLNLAVEAFGEEIQPHGHGCHFSKDDHAKAGKVILNVAFNSSLEPAPVSPFTVDSPAWRLLSGTVKGVYATRPGAEEAEDGNDEIIMAPSISTGNTDTKRYWNLTKNIYRFAYQIMGPGLNNIHTIDEHIEADAFVEQVRWFMNFIVNVDESDEI; this comes from the exons ATGGGCTCACAGAACGAAAAAGAGGTATTGCCATCAATCATTCCACCCAAAGAGGCGGAACAGCCAAGGAAAAAGGTCCAATGGGGGGTGTATCAATTCCTCATCATTGGCTTCGCTTCCTACCTCTTCACACAGTTCCTTCTCTACATTTCCCCCTTTCCAAGCCGTTCAGTCTTTAACGATCTTGTTGAGGGTAGCTCCTCTTCGGCCAACGGTACTTGCAAGCAAGCTGATCCTATCTATCCCAAATCCTTCAATCCCTCTGAACTCGTcaagggcgagaaggacCAGATCATTGAATGGCTCAGTGGAGCAGTCAAAGTACCGACCGAGGTTTTCGATGTAATGGGCGatattggagaagatgaacgTTGGGATGTATTCTACAAATTCGCTGATT ATCTGGAGGAGTCTTTCCCCCTTGT CCACAAGCATTTGAAAAGGAACCGTGTCGTCACTCATGCTCTTGTATTTGAATGGGAGGGCTCCGATCCCTCTCTCAAACCATTGTTGCTCACCGGTCACCAAG ATGTAGTACCTGTTCTTCCTGCTACCCGTGATCAATGGTCACACGACCCCTTCGGAGGAGAGTATGATGGAAAGTACATATGGGGTCGAGGATCTACCGATGACAAATCTGGTACAATCGGTGCTCT CGCTGCTGTCGAGCTTTTACTCAAGTCAGGAAAGTTCAGTCCTCGACGGACTGTCATTCTCGCTTTCGGTATTGACGAAGAAACTGGCGGCAAGGTG GGTGCATTGAATATTAATCAGTGGTTGGAAGAAAAATACGGTAAGGACTCTATGGCCCTGCTGATTGACGAAGGCGGCGGCATTGAGTCTGCATGGGGACAA CTCTTTGCGGCTCCTTCAGTGGGCGAGAAAGGTTACATGGATCTTGAGCTCAAGGTAGAAACCCTCGGCGGCCATAGTTCTGTCCCTC CTACTCACACTGGTATCGGTTATATTTCTCTTCTTATTGCTGCTCTTGAGCGCCACCCGCACGAACCTTACCTcaacccttcctctcctctcgTCACCTTTATCTCTTGTGCGGCCAATTCACCCGCCCACAtcccatctcatcttgcCAAGGCCATTCATAAGGTGGAGAAGTCCCTCAAGCACGGTGATGGTAAGAAGGTGAACAAGAAAGCCTTGAAACAAGTCGAGGATTGGTGGGTTACTGGCAGCTACGAGGATGGGACGTTGGGCAAAGGCATGGGTAAAGCTATGGTGTCTACTACCCAGGCAGTTGATATCATCAATGGCGGTCTGAAGGTCAACGCTTTG CCTGAGAGTGTCGTAGCCATTGTGAACCATCGAATCAATTTGGCCTCATCCGTTGCCGAACTCCAGCAGCAGATTACAGACGTCATCACCCCAGTTGCCTCCAAGCTCAATCTTGCTGTTGAAGCTTTCGGTGAAGAGATTCAACCTCACGGACACGGATGCCACTTCTCCAAAGATGACCATGCAAAGGCTGGCAAGGTGATCCTCAATGTTGCATTTAACTCCAGCCTTGAGCCCGCTCCCGTTTCGCCATTCACTGTGGACAGCCCTGCTTGGAGACTGTTATCTGGAACTGTGAAGGGGGTTTATGCTACAAGACCTGGTGCtgaggaggctgaggatGGGAACGATGAGATCATCATGgctccttccatctccactgGT AACACCGACACTAAGCGATATTGGAACCTTACCAAGAATATCTACCGATTTGCTTACCAAATCATGGGCCCTGGGCTTAACAATATTCACACCATTGACGAGCATATT GAGGCCGATGCCTTCGTTGAGCAAGTCCGATGGTTCATGAACTTCATCGTCAACGTAGATGAGAGCGATGAAATTTGA
- a CDS encoding calcineurin temperature suppressor Cts1 gives MNSVIGCHFVNIFIRKDHIVTARDVTDLLAPLRSSYNLHKMSTSAEPKELGTLIVVVGKARNLPNKSRFGKQDPFCTVLVGEEKQKTKAIKRGGQHPEWDEEFRFAILEDVEDVIQRSESQSESLNSSLNGKPLPIPDDPGVVTTAALASKSRKAKKKGGKSMKIACYADDAKEPELIGDCVVSLEDVLKRGEVDDWYDFQYKEKYSGEIYLELTFFSNEAPPVKRNVPRPSIPGYGLTSLNGSKTSMSLNSTAGRGGLPQLSSSSISGASLYIPPYAPQAARVPSPAPPPARSNNFADLGLPPGHRTNSTLPAQHGYQPSLSSSLSVNSRTSVDLLTRPMSSMSLNPSVHNLPMSSTPAPSEPSSSYGHSYAAHRHSFGGSSEAPWATVLPQPGYAPAPTPHPRPMSTHSVGASSEAPWGSMLPQSHPAPAPTPHPRPMSTNDALTWEQTMRMEAERLRATATPMPRPSSGMSHGAAPVGLAPPVAPMSAPLQQDSQITPTIPESLRPAGPPHLHQHYSQPSPAFATNQYHNQPQTAAPLLHSHSAPPISPAATTSGHYQVPSSSFSGLAQPPADPRRASSPGPGYYAQQSAGQFQRQPQVNGAYSSPVGGDYGQQQGYPAPIRGNMYPVPPAQDHQQTPPSSQGYYPPQPPQTLQSYPPQSSQTPQPYYQAPSPTHQQQPPPNPPHPQSYPYSHSSALPHRQPSPAPPPPQPQTNESGYVPWYQQTQSAQSQPPPQSHTPQPQAYPYAQQPYGQQPQLQDQQTYHEQLPPAPQYSQPLPPPPPPPPIPEKRPQPQAPAPPPPRPPVGYYPSDELYVQRQEGRDPYGR, from the exons ATGAACAGCGTGATCGGTTGTCATTTTGttaacatcttcatccgtAAGGATCATATCGTTACTGCTAGGGATGTCACTGATCTGCTAGCTCCTCTCAGATCTTCCTATAATCTCCATAAGATGAGCACCTCTGCAGAACCCAAAGAGCTTGGCACGTTGATCGTGGTGGTGGGCAAGGCT AGAAACCTACCCAACAAGTCTCGTTTCGGTAAACAAGATCCGTTTTGTACTGTCCTTGTTGGtgaggaaaagcaaaaaacaAAAGCTATTAAGCG AGGCGGACAACATCCAGAATGGGACGAAGAATTCCGTTTTGCCATATTGGAGgacgtggaagatgttATTCAACGGTCAGAGTCGCAGTCCGAATCCCTCAATTCATCCCTGAATGGCAAGCCCTTGCCAATTCCGGATGACCCTGGAGTTGTAACAACTGCTGCATTGGCgagcaagagcagaaaggctaagaagaagggagggaaaAGTATGAAGATTGCATGCTATGCTGATGATGCAAAAGAGCCAGAATTGATCGGAGATTGTGTGGTTAGTCTTGAGGATGTATTGAAAAGGGGAGAGGTCGATG ACTGGTATGATTTCCAATACAAGGAGAAGTATAGCGGTGAAATATATCTTGAGcttaccttcttctccaat GAAGCGCCTCCAGTCAAACGAAATGTACCTCGTCCATCTATACCAGGATACGGCCTCACTAGCCTAAATGGCTCAAAGACGTCCATGTCTCTCAACTCCACGGCTGGGAGAGGTGGTTTACCACAGCTGAGCTCAAGCAGTATCTCAGGTGCCAGTCTATATATACCCCCTTATGCTCCTCAAGCTGCAAGGGTGCCATCACCTGCCCCTCCGCCTGCGCGGTCAAACAACTTTGCTGATCTTGGATTACCCCCCGGGCATAGAACAAACAGCACTTTACCT GCGCAACATGGCTATCAGCCAtcgctttcttcctcactgtCTGTCAACAGCCGGACCTCTGTTGACCTACTCACTCGGCCAATGTCGTCGATGTCTTTGAATCCTTCTGTGCACAATCTTCCAATGTCATCTACACCTGCGCCTTCTGAGCCGTCGTCAAGTTATGGACATAGCTATGCGGCGCATCGTCACTCGTTTGGTGGCAGTTCCGAAGCGCCTTGGGCAACTGTCTTACCTCAACCTGGGTATGCTCCCGCACCTACGCCACACCCTAGACCCATGTCGACTCATTCCGTAGGAGCTAGTTCAGAAGCGCCATGGGGTTCTATGCTTCCTCAATCCCACCCAGCACCGGCACCTAcacctcatcctcgaccCATGTCAACAAATGACGCTCTAACATGGGAGCAGACCatgaggatggaggcgGAAAGATTGAGAGCCACTGCGACGCCGATGCCTAGACCGTCATCAGGCATGTCACATGGTGCTGCGCCGGTCGGTCTAGCGCCTCCTGTGGCTCCAATGTCGGCTCCGCTCCAGCAGGATAGTCAGATAACACCTACAATCCCCGAGTCTCTTCGCCCTGCTGGtcctcctcacctccaccaacaTTATTCTCAGCCATCTCCGGCATTTGCTACCAATCAGTATCATAATCAGCCTCAAACAGCCGCGCCACTTTTACATTCCCACTCTGCTCCTCCGATAAGTCCTGCGGCCACAACTTCGGGACATTATCAGGtgccctcttcctcgttcaGCGGCCTTGCACAGCCGCCTGCCGATCCAAGAAGAGCATCCAGCCCTGGTCCGGGATATTACGCTCAGCAATCTGCGGGACAATTTCAACGTCAACCCCAGGTGAACGGTGCATATTCAAGTCCGGTAGGTGGGGATTACGGTCAACAGCAGGGGTATCCTGCGCCCATTAGAGGCAATATGTATCCTGTACCGCCTGCGCAAGATCACCAGCAGACGCCGCCCTCATCCCAAGGTTACTATCCTCCACAGCCGCCGCAAACCCTCCAGTCTTACCCTCCGCAATCATCTCAGACTCCCCAACCGTATTATCAGGCGCCCTCTCCTActcatcagcagcaaccACCTCCAAACCCCCCTCATCCGCAGAGCTATCCTTATTCACATTCCTCGGCTTTGCCTCACAGGCAGCCATCGCCGGCGCCACCCCCTCCTCAGCCACAGACGAATGAGAGTGGATACGTCCCCTGGTATCAACAGACTCAATCCGCGCAAAGTCAGCCACCCCCTCAATCCCATACACCGCAACCTCAAGCTTATCCTTATGCACAACAGCCTTACGGCCAACAGCCGCAGCTTCAGGATCAGCAGACTTATCACGAGCAGCTACCTCCTGCGCCGCAATATTCCCAACCActcccaccaccaccacctcctccacctatACCGGAAAAGCGCCCACAGCCCCAGGCTCCTGCGCCTCCGCCTCCCAGGCCACCAGTAGGGTATTACCCCTCAGATGAATTGTATGTGCAGAGGCAAGAAGGTCGGGACCCTTATGGCAGATAA